One window of Bdellovibrio sp. ArHS genomic DNA carries:
- a CDS encoding NAD(P)H-dependent oxidoreductase subunit E, whose translation MFQLSEQGLAEVKKELARYEAKDSAIIPSLYIAQKENNGFITPEMITYLSKVMDIPEARINEVFKFYTMFNQKPVGKYHVQVCTNISCALEGGREMASHICHELGVKYGEVTSDGRFTVSKVECLGSCGTAPMMQVNDTYHEKLTPESAMNLLRGMK comes from the coding sequence ATGTTTCAACTAAGTGAACAAGGTTTGGCAGAGGTAAAAAAAGAATTGGCTCGCTATGAAGCGAAAGATTCTGCAATCATCCCCAGCCTTTACATCGCACAAAAAGAAAACAACGGTTTCATCACTCCGGAAATGATCACGTATCTTTCCAAGGTGATGGACATCCCTGAAGCACGTATTAACGAAGTTTTTAAGTTTTATACGATGTTCAATCAAAAGCCTGTGGGTAAATATCATGTGCAAGTGTGCACAAATATTTCCTGCGCGTTGGAAGGCGGTCGCGAGATGGCCAGCCACATCTGTCACGAACTGGGTGTGAAATACGGAGAAGTCACTTCAGACGGTCGTTTTACAGTCAGTAAAGTAGAGTGCCTGGGTTCCTGCGGAACTGCGCCAATGATGCAAGTGAATGATACCTACCATGAGAAACTCACTCCGGAATCAGCAATGAATCTGTTACGAGGAATGAAATAA